From Chryseobacterium camelliae:
CGCGAAAAGGTTTAAAAACAGGCATATTTAGTGTATAGTTTCTTTTTGAAGTTTGATAATCTGTTCGGCAAGTTCGATTCCGATTTTCTCCTGGGCATCTACTGTGTTTCCTCCTACATGCGGGGAAAGCGATAAGGAAGGATTCATCAGGAGTGGCAGTTCCGGCGCCGGTTCGTTTTCAAAAACATCCAGTGCTGCTCCGGCCACTTTTCCGGATTCGATAAAGTCGATTAAAGCTACTTCGTTAATAACACCGCCTCTTGCAGTGTTCACAATATAGACGCCGTCTTTCATTTTTTCAAACTGTTCGGTGTCTATGATATATTCATTCGTTTTAGGCGTATTGATGCTGATAAAATCTGTATCCTTAAGGAATTCATCCGTATCATTGGAAGAGGTAATCTCAAAGCTTACCGACTGTCCATCGAAAAACTCCAGGGTAAGTGTTTCTGTTCTTGGCTTTCTGGTCAGGACCTTTACTTTCATACCCAGGGCAATCCCCATTTTGGCAACTTCCTGTCCGATGCTTCCGAAACCGATGACGCCTAAAGTCTTTCCGGAAAGCTCATATGCTTTGCTGAATGACTTTTTCATCGCGTTGAAATGGGTTTCACCTTCCAGCGGCATTAGCCTGTTGGATTCATGCAGGAACCTGGCCAGGGAAAAGAAATGCCCGAAAACAAGTTCTGCCACAGATTTCGACGATGCATTGGGTGTGTTGATGACACGGATTCCTTTGCTCCGGGCATATTCCACGTCAATATTATCCATCCCGATCCCACCTCTGCCGATCACCTTAAGTCCGGGGCAGGCATCGATAATGTCCTGACGCACTTTGGTCACGCTTCTTACGAGCAGGACATCTACCTGGTTTTCATTGATGAAACCAATAACATGGTCCTGGGCAACCTTGTGGTCAAGCAATTCAATGCCGGCCTGTTTAAGGGCGGATGCTCCGGCTTCGGAAATACCATCGTTTGCTAAAACTCTCATATGTACGGGATCTAGGGTTTATAATTTATTAAGATGTAAGGAATTGACCGGTCTGCAAATTAAGAAAAATTAAAATAATTCAAATTATTTTTAATCTCCTGTCTTTAAGGCAGATATTATCCGAGAGATTTCATAACGTCCACCAAAACCTGAACGCTTTCGATAGGCAGGGCGTTATAAAGGCTTGCTCTGTAACCGCCCAAGCTCCTGTGGCCGTTCAGTCCGCTTACACCTGCTGCTTTCCAGGCGGCATCAAATTCTTCCTTCCTGCCGTCATCCGTAATTCTGAAAGATACGTTCATAAGAGAACGGTCTTCTTTTGCGCAGAAAGTTTCAAATAAAGGATTCCTGTCGATTTCATCATACAGCAGTTGTGCTTTTGCTTTATTTCTCTCTTCAGCTGCCGCAATGCCTCCGTTTCTTTCCAGGTATTGAAGAGTAAGAAGAGATGCATATACAGGGAATACCGGTGGGGTATTGTACATGGATTCCTTGGCAATGTGCTGGGAATAATCCAGTATAGAGAACATAT
This genomic window contains:
- a CDS encoding D-2-hydroxyacid dehydrogenase, which encodes MRVLANDGISEAGASALKQAGIELLDHKVAQDHVIGFINENQVDVLLVRSVTKVRQDIIDACPGLKVIGRGGIGMDNIDVEYARSKGIRVINTPNASSKSVAELVFGHFFSLARFLHESNRLMPLEGETHFNAMKKSFSKAYELSGKTLGVIGFGSIGQEVAKMGIALGMKVKVLTRKPRTETLTLEFFDGQSVSFEITSSNDTDEFLKDTDFISINTPKTNEYIIDTEQFEKMKDGVYIVNTARGGVINEVALIDFIESGKVAGAALDVFENEPAPELPLLMNPSLSLSPHVGGNTVDAQEKIGIELAEQIIKLQKETIH